cactgctttttgcctttcatttccaccatcTAGGTCACTgggtcagatactgttcacaaaaggtCACCGAATGTCAGTTTGCAGGTCACGAAATTGACCTAGAGTGACCTTTTGTGAACAATGTCTGACCCAGTGAcctcaacgggtgaacttgctctaagtgaGTTTATGGCCTGCTTTTTTAAAAATATCATCAAAGGAAAACCACAAAAAAAAGCCCAGATCACCGAGAAACAGCCCAAGGGAAAATTAACGATTAGAGGGTCTTCCAAAAATTGCTAAAAATGTCTGTTAGGttaattttttcatttcttcaaaTTATGTTCTGCACAACAATCCAAATAGACCacgaaaaaatttaaaaaattcaaagtctacACATCGATTCTACTTTCATTTCGTCATTTTTGTTTAAAGCACAAGAGCAAAAGGCTCAAGAACTGCAACTCATGgacaaaagaaaaggagagagagatttgCACTGAAACAAGTGTCAGTAGTATGAAAAGCATTGCAAGTGTCAATCTAGTTTGCCACTCGTTAGACCTTCCACTACGTCACTTCATAGATACACGTGCTCCAACCAATGTAACTGATCCCTGGTGTACACCCTCAGTTCCTAGTAATACCACTTCcaagtttacaaaaaaaaattaaaaattaaaaaaaaaaatagtaccaCTTCCGAGTGAAAGTACTGTAATTTTCAATGCTATAGTTAACCTAATAGATCAGTACCGAACCAAAACCAATTGGGGCATTCATACCTTATCTTCCGGAGTGCAGAAAATACATCTTTTATTAGAAGTGGTGGAGGAGGGGCAAGCAAAGTCTGTGTCTGCCGGCATGCTTGAGCAACATCACCTATAAACATAATAGATCATTCATAATTTATTCAGACCTTGCAGAAAgaaaacccaacaaaaaaaaaataataataaaataaaattacaagaaGAATGATCGAGTCCTACCAAGATCTCCCAATTCATTGTACATATCCCTGATTTTGGATCTGCTTGTCCCACATGCGTCCTCCAGTGCTGCTGTGACCAAACTTCCACCAATGTTCAGTTCCtatatcattcatacatgtgAGAATTCCTTTCCTTCCTTGTGTTTCTTTCAGTTTATATTTATTTGTCAGGAGAGGGGTCTAAGCGAGCATTAGAGTCCTCATTCTTGTCATTAGCCAGATTAATGGATTTAGAAAAAGGAACTATGCTGCATATCGCAGTAATCAGGGCAAAAAAATGCATCAAAGCACATTGAACAGAAAACATCAAAAAAGCATAGGGTACATTAAAGTTGTTCAACACAAAAATTGCTCACCAGACCTTCAACCTGAGCaaatgaaataataataataataataatatccaTTTATTTTCACACATTTAATCCCATTTACAATACTATATTGGAACCAGAAACTTCCGTCATTAACTTAACTACTTTTACGTAAGCATAAACCTTAGGCTACTATTGTTAAGAAGACATAGAGTAAGTTAATTATGAAAGTTTAGTGTACAAATAACTTAACTTCATCCCACAATACATATGAGACAGAGATCTAGCTTTTTCCTATGTACAGGAATACAACACTTTTCGAGAAACAATTTTTATTGATCACAAAGAATGATACATTAAAAGTAGACAAGAGGTGCAAAGCAGAAAAGCaatagcaaaacccagaaagctaTGTCAAATACAATAAGCTTGCCACAAACAAACCACCCcttatacaaaagaaaataactaaAAGGTGGAAGATAGAGAAACCTACCaaatgaaagagaaaaaagataGACACACCTCAACATATACAAGGCCTTGTATGAAAATATTTTATTACTCAACTttaaaatgtgtgtgtgtgtgtgtgtgtgttgatgTATATAGAGCAATCATCTAAGAACTGAAAGGTGAAAAAGTACAGCaattgtacaaaaaaaaaaaaaacaaaacaaaacaaatacacATGATTAAAGAGGATGTTCAACTAACCACATTTTCGTGGTCTGCAGCTATCTTATTGGTGCACAAATAAACTGAAGGCAGCACATCATCAGGAGACAGGGCAAGCAAACTGTAAGAAAGATTGCAAGCAATTTTGTGCCgcaataacaaaaaaattataaaaaggtTGTCCCAATAATATATAAAGGTCGATCAAATAAGAACAAAGCACACACCAGACCTTCTGAACATATTGCAGAGCATAGAAGTAGCCTTTATCTTGCCTTTTTCATCCTCTAGTAAGTCAAAGGTTCGTGCAAGATGTAAATATGGAGCATGTTGTCCATTGCTCCAGCATGCTGCATATGTATCTACATGTTATGCAATATCATCTCTGCAAGGAATAGATTAAAGGACACTACAGAGAAAAAGTTCAATGGCTTGTCCTTACTGAAAACAGACTAACCATGATCTACAGGATTGTATTTTTCTGGTGGTAGTGACACAGAAGTTGCAGCGACGTTATCTGGTAATGACCCCCGTACAGACAAATCAGCTACCACTCCTATTTTCcctaattcaatttttttttggacagaAGAAGAGTTATCTATACCACATTTGGACTGAACTGATTTTGCATCAACCACCAGCTCCACTTCATTCTCATCAGACCTGCCTTCATTATTACGGTAATGTATATCCACAGCCATACTAATATCCCCATTTGCCTTTTGAAGAATGGTACCAGCATAGCTTTTTAATGATTCATTGCCATCTATTATCTGAAGAAATTGATCTATTGCATCCTTGTATGATTGGGTGACATGATCTGGTAATTTTTTATCTTTAGGGTTTTGTTCACCTACTGATCCAATCTCTGCACTTTCTGTAACGTCAGGCAAAACTTTACTAAAAAACCTTGTTATTGTCGATTGTTTTGGCCCACACAAATTCAATTTTGACTGTAACTTTACTTTCTTGTTAACTTTATTACTGATCTTCCTCCCTCTTTTTCCAGGGGAAATGCCACTTTTAACAATATTTCTTGGGTTGGGTGAAATATGAGCTTGGCTTGAAGAAACATCAATATTTGCATGAACAGAACCTGCTTTTGTCGGTGATGCTGTGTCACAGAGTGAGCTGGTCTCGGATACAGATACGGCACTTGTAGAGGCAATTCCTTGATCATGAAATTCTGTTTCACGATCGTAAAATTTAGTGACTGCTTCAACAATGTCCCCTCCTGAGCTCCCAATCAGATCTAGCATCTGCTGGCGAGTGACCCATGACGGCAAACAATCACGAAGTTGTTGAATAATTTCCTCTGCTTTTTCATCAGTTAACAATATTGGAGTTTGTGAATCAGGTTCTTGGAGAGGAGACAACAATTCCTTACCAAAGCCTACATTAGTATCTCCCATAGTATCAATATCTGAAGGTGTTGCCTTTTTCTCTTGATCCTGCCCCTCCATGGTGTAATCTTTGGCATCACTGTCAACCTTCCCACCTCCTTCTGTAGTCCCACGATGAAAACCCTGCAGGAACTCTTTTTTGTTGGCCATTTCATCAATTAACCCAGCAAAATGCTTTTGCATTTTACTGGCCTGTTTACTGTCTATCTTTTCCACATCGGAGCCCACTGTAGGAATCACACGCTTTGGTTTCAAAAACCTGACGTATTCTCTAAGTTCATCATAGTTTGAATGCTCACTGTAGGGTACAAGATGGATCTCAAAAGCATCCTTTGACCTCACCGAGAACTTGTTACGCTTGACTTCATAAGTCCAGCCAGTAGGGACAAACCCTACAACCCTGGAATACCCCCTCTCAACCATAATCTCCTCCATTTTCACAAAATTTGGCCTGAAATATGGCCAAGTCTCACCCAACACATTCCACCCAACAACATGCACATCACTCTCACATTCATCCTCTGTAAACACCCCACTGTCTCCGTAACCCAAAACACGCAGCACCGCCATTTTTCGAGCATCCACATACACTTTACGCTTACATCTACGAGCAATTTCTATCAAAATCTTCTCTTTCCCAATCACATATGTAGCAACAAGGAACAGAACACTTTTCATAGAAACTTCGTGTTCACCTCCGACTCTTTCTATCAAGCTAGAAATATAATCAACAGATTCTTCTTGTGAAGGAAACACGAATTTGGGATTGCAATAAGTTGTATCCAAGAAAACGGCGTCTGAACCCACAAAGTTACGGAGAAAAGGGTCTAGCTTCATCGGAGCAGAAAACCGAAAATCACCAGTGTGAACATACCTCTGGAAGTCTCCATTGGAGGCGGGAACTTTGAACAAGAACTGAACGGCGCCCGGGCAATGATTGGCGTCAATAAGCACGACCTCGCATCCATCGATGAGAAGGGGCTGTCCGAGCGGCAGAGGAACCACGAAAAGCGAAGAGACGTTGAGGACGTCTGTGAGAAGACGAGCGGTGGTGGGGGAGCAAAAGACGAGGCCTTGGGACCAATTGGGGGAGAGACCGCCGTAGTGATCGGAGTGGAAGTGAGAGAGGAAGTAAGAGACGGAATAATCGCCGGCATAGCGGAATGCGTCGAGGGCGAAACGGGTTCTGGGGATGAGTTTGGAGTGGGGGAATGTGGAGGGAattggagggagagagagttcAAGGGGACGGGGTATGGGTCTGGGTGGGTGGGAAAAGGCGGTTAGGGCAGTCAGGAAGAGGTCCGTAGAATCTAGAGCCGTCATCAAGAACATCATTCTCTGTTCACGCCTAAACAGGGTCCGACATTTTTATATCTTCGGGAGATGAATTCCAACGATCGAACGACTTCGGGTTTCTGTTTGGGCCCAGTACAGTTGAACTATTGGTCAAATGCTACCTTGTCAAAGCACGCAATCAAAACAAGCATATTATGGTTGAGTCTGATTCTTCCCTTGTGGTTAATTTGGTTAAAGAGGAGCGGATGTTACACATTGTTGAGACTTGAGACCAAAAATTTACAGGTTCATTTTCAAATAGGATCCTTCTTCCTCTAATTTTGTTGAGTGCTTTATTTAAAGCGCAAGACTTATAGTGAGAGGAGGAAACAAACACACGTTGCATGCCTTGGAGAATGTAGTAGTATCCAAGTTAATTACTGATGGGTTTGAAAGAGAGGACTCATGCTTCATTGTAACCAAGATGGCTCCTCACATAGAGTAATGCTCCTTTATACGAAGCAATCAAGTTTCAAAATCAATCTTAGAAAATGCTAGGATGAACGTTTTCTGGATATCGGGGATTTAAAGCAATCCTGACATGTATTGATAACAGAAATTTGCAATAAAGACAGCAAGTTGTTTACCCAATGAAAATCTCAAATTGAGGGAAAAACATTGCGGGGCTCTAATTCTTGAGAGCTCAAATGAAAGACAATCCAGTAATGGTGAAGAATGAGTTTCTTTACAAACATAAGTAGCACTAACCACAGTTACAATCACTAGACTATCTAGATGATGTGTTTGACTCGAACTTCTTTTGTCTTCTTCACTTGGAAGCTTTTTCACTTGAAGGGAAGATACTAATACGACCTTCATCCTTCTtgcatcaaggacttctccactGATCTCGAGAGAATTTATGCAGGTGTATGAGCGATAAAACACTTAAGGAACAACTGATTCTAATGATTCATATCAGAAACTCTCTTGCTAAGCAAGAACACTTTTTGCACTAAAATGAGATGCACAATAATCTCACGCGAAAGCTTTGATCGCTTGACTGATTTTTTTAAGAATATATGGAGGGAAAATTCCTACTCAATCAAAGTTTTTAACCTAATTGACTCCtattaagaaaaaaaacctTTTAAGAAAAGATTGTCAATTAGCTTTAAAACGATCCTCAATTAATTAGAACTGATTCTCTTAAACAGTACGAATTAACCAGctggaaaatatattttctaatcaatatttaaataacagaaaGACACATTCCAAATAAGGACATCTTAAAACCACTGACTGACTTGGGGATTGTAACACAGGTTGCAATCCCAGTGCATATGTAGACACATGAAATGCATTTACCTAAGATATCTTTGAGATCAGTTTTGAGACACTTTTTCAGCTTCTTCGGTGATGAAACAACATGATATACTTCACttgctttgtatgggaatgccaacataAACATGTACAAAACTTGTACAAACATGTACAAAACTTGTAATTTCAAtatccccctttggcattcctatacaaaacaatCCTATACTAATcaaactccccctcaacaagtactTAAGATCATCACATTCCATGAGCAATATACCTTTCCTAAAACACTTATCAACACACCTTGTGAAGAGCAAGTAACCAAGTAAGATAGGAAGAACTATAATATGGCTTAATCAATGTAACACAGTTTCAACACATGCCAAGAAAAACCAATAAGTGGTTTAGAGAGAGCGAAAGAAAACCTAGAAGGAAAACAACAGAAGTTCTTCTGCTACACAATCCTTCCTCCCCTTTTTTGAATAGGGATGCCAAAGAGTTGAGATGCTGGGGTGAGATTTGCAACTGCTGCCTTAAGAGCTTGGAGATCCCCCTCAATGTGACCCAAACGCTGGTGAACCTCTCCCTGAAGACGATCCAATTTCTCGTGAACCACAGGAAAGTGCTCTTGTGAAAGACGAGAAAGAGCAACGGTCTCAACAGATATGCCTTTGGTCTTGCTTTGACTGGTACTCCGAATAAGAGTGGTCTTGCTTTGACTGGTACTCCGAATAAGAGAGCTCCAGGAGAAGATCTTCAAGGCTGGACGAACCTCATCGTCCTAAGCAACCTTAACACCCCGATCCTGGCAGACTGCAGTGATAACTGAGGGAAAGACCAGAGCTGCTTTCTTGTGACGACGACCCTCAGCAGCAGCTTTCCGGATGGCCTTGTACATGTAATGCTTATCAGGACTGCAAGGACCCCTTTAGTTGACCAAAAAGATGAAACGAGTATATTCCAATGTGAGCTTGCTGGTTTGGGTTAAGGGATACAAAAGAACACGAACGAGGTGGCCCAATAATTAATACCACTCACTAAGAGCACCAGCAGAAATCTCCTCATGTGTCACATCTGGTTTGGACTCATAAATCTCAGCCACTACTGCATCCAAGGTCAGAGCTTCAACAACCTCATCCACTAAAGTGGAGTGACTAGTCCCAAAGCAGCACGAATGGTGCCCAGAGTAAAGGGAATAGAGACTCCCCAGATGTCAATATTGCAACCAACAGGAGTGGcatttgaaagcaaatccacttGCAGAGGCATATTAGGGGAACAACAAGCATAGAATTCTCTAACAACAGTGAGATTAGGAGCAGGCAAAGCATCCAACACAGATTCCTAATTAAAAGTATGAACGATTTCAGCAAACAACTGCCTAATTCACGCACATCAAATTTCTTTTCAAAGACAATGGGACGCAGACAAGTATATGTTTCAAAGTCAATTGTTTGAGTGCGAGTACCAAATTGAGTGAGAGATGATACCTTACTCGATTTTGGAGGAGCTTTCCGGGACTCTGAAGAGGCAGGGGTTGAAAGGCCGGAAATCCTGGCTTTCTTAGGCGGAGGAGCCGAAGATGATGAGTTGTCAAAGCAGCGGTGCAAAGCAGTGCTTGGGGAAGGAAAGCCATGCTCGGAGGCAGACTTGGAGGGCTTGCGCGAAGCAGGAGTGGACAGTTGTGGTGGAGGAGGTGGCTGACCCAGAAGGAGATAATGGTGCCTATGCGGTGGAGCGAGAGCGCAAAATCCTGAGGATGCTCTGCCGAGATAAGGGGTCTCGAGTTGTGACTCGTGCGGTGGAGGCGAGAGGAGCACCGGAATGGCTAAGATGgtagtggttgggccggaacgGCAGGTCAGTTAGCAACATGCTTGAGTCGAACCATGTTGAGAGAGTAGAGAGCAAAGGCAGCCAAGAaagattgaatttgaaatcgaaAGAAAACCCAACTGATGGAGGCATTCgagaaaaactgaaaaatatttattttatttataaaaaagaAATGGAGATTTCTTGTGAAGTTTACTTTGACTCCAACCAACTTGTACAGGATAACCAAGTCATAATTCAAATCAGATAGAGTACTGTGGAGTTGACCTTGTACCGGAACTCCACCTTAGTGGATCATGTTATGAAGGATGCAAAAATTGAAATGTaaacacacaatgagtgggttTGTATCCTTATACAATTGACAAAGATTAAAAACATAGCCTTTTAGACAAGAGTGTTAGCACCAATCCTCAAGCATGAATGCAATAAGATAAGGTTATGTGAGTAAAGAGTTTTTGACAACAACAAAGTAAGTAAGAAGATGATCGAGTATTCTGTACCTTTATTGTGTAAGTGAACATAGCTCAAAGTAAGGTGTGTAAGAAACTCAgaatcaaagaaaatagaacATAATTAAGAAGtgaaagaaaataattacaatGAACTCAAATTTCCTCTTATGACATCGTGTGGGcactatattttttttctttttgcctttcacATATTAAGAAaatttttcacacattttttttttcacattaaGACTCATGCAACAAGTTTTATGCCAGCAACTCCCAAGCCAGttgactttagggtactagatgtaacaaggacatcccaaaggACACATCAACTCGAACcaatagtttcacaatccaccGAGGTGACCAAGCCATTCCCTTTTCTTCCCAAACCTCATATCGTTCACCACAACCAAGGCTTGTTTACTTTGAGAATAGTCTGGCCTTGCTCCAAATATTTGTACCTTTTAACAGGGAGCAACAACTATATTTACTCACTCAATATGTGTGAACTAAGATCAAATCAACCAAGAAGATACTTACCATCATAAAGGAGTATATATGCATGTGAGAATACAAAGTGATGaagaatatgttgttcaagctcaAGATTATAGAGTGATGCAATAACCAATTCAAAACATGTTATTCAACTCATCACAATCAGGTTTAAGGAAAGTATCAGAACActtgtcaatctaagttcaatTTGATCTGTCAGACACTTTGGGATACAAACCTCATATGCAATCCTGATTCTCCAGAAAGCAGAAATAAAAAGAGCAATGCACCTATACTAATATAATATCATACATTGTGAATGCATGCAAAAATGGATCAAATCAAGGGAGAATATCAGTACTTAGAACGTACACCAATGACGCTTTTAAGTAATCCAAAACGAGCATTATGGATACTCTCAAAGTGAGTGCCAGTTTAAACCCTGCATCGAATTGTAGTAAATAATAAGTAGGGTATCATTCTAAGCCGGGGATTGGGGCATACTTACTGTCAAAACGGTTAAGCAAATTAGTATTATTCACAATGTATGAAACAAAATATAAGTATATACGAAAATTACAAGATAAGGGGGGATGTATAAGAGTTGTATTTAAATCTAACTATCTAACCTAAGTAATCAAACAAATCTGAATCAAAGTAGAAGTAGATGAATGGAGGAAGTAGAGATATAATTAACAACTATTAACACGTTAAGCAGATTATCAAACATAAATTTAGAATCAAACATGCCaaagaaagaaatcaatcaaaaat
Above is a genomic segment from Rosa chinensis cultivar Old Blush chromosome 3, RchiOBHm-V2, whole genome shotgun sequence containing:
- the LOC112192370 gene encoding DNA ligase 6 isoform X4, which encodes MMFLMTALDSTDLFLTALTAFSHPPRPIPRPLELSLPPIPSTFPHSKLIPRTRFALDAFRYAGDYSVSYFLSHFHSDHYGGLSPNWSQGLVFCSPTTARLLTDVLNVSSLFVVPLPLGQPLLIDGCEVVLIDANHCPGAVQFLFKVPASNGDFQRYVHTGDFRFSAPMKLDPFLRNFVGSDAVFLDTTYCNPKFVFPSQEESVDYISSLIERVGGEHEVSMKSVLFLVATYVIGKEKILIEIARRCKRKVYVDARKMAVLRVLGYGDSGVFTEDECESDVHVVGWNVLGETWPYFRPNFVKMEEIMVERGYSRVVGFVPTGWTYEVKRNKFSVRSKDAFEIHLVPYSEHSNYDELREYVRFLKPKRVIPTVGSDVEKIDSKQASKMQKHFAGLIDEMANKKEFLQGFHRGTTEGGGKVDSDAKDYTMEGQDQEKKATPSDIDTMGDTNVGFGKELLSPLQEPDSQTPILLTDEKAEEIIQQLRDCLPSWVTRQQMLDLIGSSGGDIVEAVTKFYDRETEFHDQGIASTSAVSVSETSSLCDTASPTKAGSVHANIDVSSSQAHISPNPRNIVKSGISPGKRGRKISNKVNKKVKLQSKLNLCGPKQSTITRFFSKVLPDVTESAEIGSVGEQNPKDKKLPDHVTQSYKDAIDQFLQIIDGNESLKSYAGTILQKANGDISMAVDIHYRNNEGRSDENEVELVVDAKSVQSKCGIDNSSSVQKKIELGKIGVVADLSVRGSLPDNVAATSVSLPPEKYNPVDHACWSNGQHAPYLHLARTFDLLEDEKGKIKATSMLCNMFRSLLALSPDDVLPSVYLCTNKIAADHENVELNIGGSLVTAALEDACGTSRSKIRDMYNELGDLGDVAQACRQTQTLLAPPPPLLIKDVFSALRKISVQTGTGSSARKRSLIVNLLRSCREKEMKFLVRTLVRNLRIGAMMKTVLPALAQAVVLNSFHSCNHEGTIESLKDKLQRHSAAVVEAYNVLPNLDLVIPSLMKRGIGFSSSTLSMVPGIPIKPMLARITNGVQQALKLFENKAFTCEYKYDGQRAQIHKLVDGSMHVFTRNGDESTSRFPDLINIINQSCKPDAVTFILDAEVVGVDRKNGCKLMSFQELSSRGRGSRDASITLDSIKVNICVFVFDIMFANGQQFERVVLR
- the LOC112192370 gene encoding DNA ligase 6 isoform X5, encoding MMFLMTALDSTDLFLTALTAFSHPPRPIPRPLELSLPPIPSTFPHSKLIPRTRFALDAFRYAGDYSVSYFLSHFHSDHYGGLSPNWSQGLVFCSPTTARLLTDVLNVSSLFVVPLPLGQPLLIDGCEVVLIDANHCPGAVQFLFKVPASNGDFQRYVHTGDFRFSAPMKLDPFLRNFVGSDAVFLDTTYCNPKFVFPSQEESVDYISSLIERVGGEHEVSMKSVLFLVATYVIGKEKILIEIARRCKRKVYVDARKMAVLRVLGYGDSGVFTEDECESDVHVVGWNVLGETWPYFRPNFVKMEEIMVERGYSRVVGFVPTGWTYEVKRNKFSVRSKDAFEIHLVPYSEHSNYDELREYVRFLKPKRVIPTVGSDVEKIDSKQASKMQKHFAGLIDEMANKKEFLQGFHRGTTEGGGKVDSDAKDYTMEGQDQEKKATPSDIDTMGDTNVGFGKELLSPLQEPDSQTPILLTDEKAEEIIQQLRDCLPSWVTRQQMLDLIGSSGGDIVEAVTKFYDRETEFHDQGIASTSAVSVSETSSLCDTASPTKAGSVHANIDVSSSQAHISPNPRNIVKSGISPGKRGRKISNKVNKKVKLQSKLNLCGPKQSTITRFFSKVLPDVTESAEIGSVGEQNPKDKKLPDHVTQSYKDAIDQFLQIIDGNESLKSYAGTILQKANGDISMAVDIHYRNNEGRSDENEVELVVDAKSVQSKCGIDNSSSVQKKIELGKIGVVADLSVRGSLPDNVAATSVSLPPEKYNPVDHACWSNGQHAPYLHLARTFDLLEDEKGKIKATSMLCNMFRSLLALSPDDVLPSVYLCTNKIAADHENVELNIGGSLVTAALEDACGTSRSKIRDMYNELGDLGDVAQACRQTQTLLAPPPPLLIKDVFSALRKISVQTGTGSSARKRSLIVNLLRSCREKEMKFLVRTLVRNLRIGAMMKTVLPALAQAVVLNSFHSCNHEGTIESLKDKLQRHSAAVVEAYNVLPNLRHWILLINFVNGSRNTYQANACKNHKWCSASTEAI
- the LOC112192370 gene encoding DNA ligase 6 isoform X1, which gives rise to MMFLMTALDSTDLFLTALTAFSHPPRPIPRPLELSLPPIPSTFPHSKLIPRTRFALDAFRYAGDYSVSYFLSHFHSDHYGGLSPNWSQGLVFCSPTTARLLTDVLNVSSLFVVPLPLGQPLLIDGCEVVLIDANHCPGAVQFLFKVPASNGDFQRYVHTGDFRFSAPMKLDPFLRNFVGSDAVFLDTTYCNPKFVFPSQEESVDYISSLIERVGGEHEVSMKSVLFLVATYVIGKEKILIEIARRCKRKVYVDARKMAVLRVLGYGDSGVFTEDECESDVHVVGWNVLGETWPYFRPNFVKMEEIMVERGYSRVVGFVPTGWTYEVKRNKFSVRSKDAFEIHLVPYSEHSNYDELREYVRFLKPKRVIPTVGSDVEKIDSKQASKMQKHFAGLIDEMANKKEFLQGFHRGTTEGGGKVDSDAKDYTMEGQDQEKKATPSDIDTMGDTNVGFGKELLSPLQEPDSQTPILLTDEKAEEIIQQLRDCLPSWVTRQQMLDLIGSSGGDIVEAVTKFYDRETEFHDQGIASTSAVSVSETSSLCDTASPTKAGSVHANIDVSSSQAHISPNPRNIVKSGISPGKRGRKISNKVNKKVKLQSKLNLCGPKQSTITRFFSKVLPDVTESAEIGSVGEQNPKDKKLPDHVTQSYKDAIDQFLQIIDGNESLKSYAGTILQKANGDISMAVDIHYRNNEGRSDENEVELVVDAKSVQSKCGIDNSSSVQKKIELGKIGVVADLSVRGSLPDNVAATSVSLPPEKYNPVDHACWSNGQHAPYLHLARTFDLLEDEKGKIKATSMLCNMFRSLLALSPDDVLPSVYLCTNKIAADHENVELNIGGSLVTAALEDACGTSRSKIRDMYNELGDLGDVAQACRQTQTLLAPPPPLLIKDVFSALRKISVQTGTGSSARKRSLIVNLLRSCREKEMKFLVRTLVRNLRIGAMMKTVLPALAQAVVLNSFHSCNHEGTIESLKDKLQRHSAAVVEAYNVLPNLDLVIPSLMKRGIGFSSSTLSMVPGIPIKPMLARITNGVQQALKLFENKAFTCEYKYDGQRAQIHKLVDGSMHVFTRNGDESTSRFPDLINIINQSCKPDAVTFILDAEVVGVDRKNGCKLMSFQELSSRGRGSRDASITLDSIKVNICVFVFDIMFANGQQLLSFPLRRRRKYLKELFYDEKLGYFEYAKEMTVEAEDACLTSEATLTKINSFLENAFVSSCEGIIVKSLDVDAGYSPSKRTDTWLKVKRDYMEGLGDTLDLVPIGAWHGNGRKAGWYSPFLMACYNPETEEFQSVCRVMSGFSDLFYTEMKSFYSGDKILAKKPPYYRTAEVPDLWFSPELVWEIRGADFTVSPVHQAALGLVHPSRGISIRFPRYIRTVTDRKPDECSTASDLAEMFHSQTRKMDVASEDGS
- the LOC112192370 gene encoding DNA ligase 6 isoform X7, which translates into the protein MMFLMTALDSTDLFLTALTAFSHPPRPIPRPLELSLPPIPSTFPHSKLIPRTRFALDAFRYAGDYSVSYFLSHFHSDHYGGLSPNWSQGLVFCSPTTARLLTDVLNVSSLFVVPLPLGQPLLIDGCEVVLIDANHCPGAVQFLFKVPASNGDFQRYVHTGDFRFSAPMKLDPFLRNFVGSDAVFLDTTYCNPKFVFPSQEESVDYISSLIERVGGEHEVSMKSVLFLVATYVIGKEKILIEIARRCKRKVYVDARKMAVLRVLGYGDSGVFTEDECESDVHVVGWNVLGETWPYFRPNFVKMEEIMVERGYSRVVGFVPTGWTYEVKRNKFSVRSKDAFEIHLVPYSEHSNYDELREYVRFLKPKRVIPTVGSDVEKIDSKQASKMQKHFAGLIDEMANKKEFLQGFHRGTTEGGGKVDSDAKDYTMEGQDQEKKATPSDIDTMGDTNVGFGKELLSPLQEPDSQTPILLTDEKAEEIIQQLRDCLPSWVTRQQMLDLIGSSGGDIVEAVTKFYDRETEFHDQGIASTSAVSVSETSSLCDTASPTKAGSVHANIDVSSSQAHISPNPRNIVKSGISPGKRGRKISNKVNKKVKLQSKLNLCGPKQSTITRFFSKVLPDVTESAEIGSVGEQNPKDKKLPDHVTQSYKDAIDQFLQIIDGNESLKSYAGTILQKANGDISMAVDIHYRNNEGRSDENEVELVVDAKSVQSKCGIDNSSSVQKKIELGKIGVVADLSVRGSLPDNVAATSVSLPPEKYNPVDHACWSNGQHAPYLHLARTFDLLEDEKGKIKATSMLCNMFRSLLALSPDDVLPSVYLCTNKIAADHENVELNIGGSLVTAALEDACGTSRSKIRDMYNELGDLGDVAQACRQTQTLLAPPPPLLIKDVFSALRKISVQTGTGSSARKRSLIVNLLRSCREKEMKFLVRTLVRNLRIGAMMKTVLPALAQAVVLNSFHSCNHEGTIESLKDKLQRHSAAVVEAYNVLPNLMGYVINCK
- the LOC112192370 gene encoding DNA ligase 6 isoform X10, encoding MMFLMTALDSTDLFLTALTAFSHPPRPIPRPLELSLPPIPSTFPHSKLIPRTRFALDAFRYAGDYSVSYFLSHFHSDHYGGLSPNWSQGLVFCSPTTARLLTDVLNVSSLFVVPLPLGQPLLIDGCEVVLIDANHCPGAVQFLFKVPASNGDFQRYVHTGDFRFSAPMKLDPFLRNFVGSDAVFLDTTYCNPKFVFPSQEESVDYISSLIERVGGEHEVSMKSVLFLVATYVIGKEKILIEIARRCKRKVYVDARKMAVLRVLGYGDSGVFTEDECESDVHVVGWNVLGETWPYFRPNFVKMEEIMVERGYSRVVGFVPTGWTYEVKRNKFSVRSKDAFEIHLVPYSEHSNYDELREYVRFLKPKRVIPTVGSDVEKIDSKQASKMQKHFAGLIDEMANKKEFLQGFHRGTTEGGGKVDSDAKDYTMEGQDQEKKATPSDIDTMGDTNVGFGKELLSPLQEPDSQTPILLTDEKAEEIIQQLRDCLPSWVTRQQMLDLIGSSGGDIVEAVTKFYDRETEFHDQGIASTSAVSVSETSSLCDTASPTKAGSVHANIDVSSSQAHISPNPRNIVKSGISPGKRGRKISNKVNKKVKLQSKLNLCGPKQSTITRFFSKVLPDVTESAEIGSVGEQNPKDKKLPDHVTQSYKDAIDQFLQIIDGNESLKSYAGTILQKANGDISMAVDIHYRNNEGRSDENEVELVVDAKSVQSKCGIDNSSSVQKKIELGKIGVVADLSVRGSLPDNVAATSVSLPPEKYNPVDHACWSNGQHAPYLHLARTFDLLEDEKGKIKATSMLCNMFRSLLALSPDDVLPSVYLCTNKIAADHENVELNIGGSLVTAALEDACGTSRSKIRDMYNELGDLGDVAQACRQTQTLLAPPPPLLIKDVFSALRKISVQTGTGSSARKRSLIVNLLRSCREKEMKFLVRTLG